The following coding sequences are from one Lolium rigidum isolate FL_2022 chromosome 6, APGP_CSIRO_Lrig_0.1, whole genome shotgun sequence window:
- the LOC124659531 gene encoding peroxidase 19-like, whose translation MASSRGVVRFRRLVLLLVVSLGGACRAREAPLPLPPARIAAGAGSRRAPERHGLSLDFYARSCPAVEQIVGNVTAARFRDHPAAGPAVLRLFYHDCFVEGCDASILIAPTAKPGDAAAAVERDMEENRNLPQYGFDTVEMAKAAVERKCPGVVTCADVLALAARDFVQLAGGPHYDVKKGRKDSKVSLGGKVRDSLPRANSTVDELLRVFAGKGLGAGDLVALSGAHTIGFAHCAHFLGRLYDFRGTRQADPFMDARLVKALRMACPSTGGSSRAVVPFDVSTPFQFDHAYYGNLQARLGLLGSDQALFLDARTRPLVLELGADKARFFKAFVASMDRMGSIRVKKGKKGEVRKICSQHL comes from the exons ATGGCTTCCTCCAGAGGCGTCGTCCGTTTCCGCCGCCTTGTCCTGCTCCTCGTCGTGTCCCTCGGCGGCGCCTGCCGCGCTCGCGAGGCGCCGCTTCCGCTGCCTCCCGCCAGGATCGCGGCGGGTGCCGGCAGCAGGCGCGCGCCGGAGCGGCACGGTCTGTCGCTGGACTTCTACGCCAGGTCGTGCCCCGCGGTGGAGCAGATCGTCGGCAACGTCACCGCCGCACGGTTCCGCGACCACCCTGCCGCCGGCCCCGCCGTGCTCCGCCTCTTCTATCACGACTGCTTCGTCGAA GGCTGCGACGCGTCCATATTGATCGCGCCGACGGCCAAGccgggcgacgcggcggcggcggtggagcgggACATGGAAGAGAACAGGAACCTGCCGCAGTACGGGTTCGACACGGTGGAGATGGCCAAGGCCGCCGTGGAGAGAAAGTGCCCCGGCGTCGTCACCTGCGCCGACGTCCTCGCCCTCGCCGCCCGTGACTTCGTGCAGCTG GCAGGTGGGCCGCACTACGACGTGAAGAAGGGGAGGAAGGACAGCAAGGTGTCCCTGGGTGGCAAGGTGCGCGACAGCCTGCCCCGCGCCAACTCCACCGTGGACGAGCTCCTCCGCGTGTTCGCCGGCAAGGGGCTGGGCGCCGGCGACCTGGTGGCGCTGTCCGGCGCGCACACGATCGGCTTCGCGCACTGCGCGCACTTCCTGGGCCGCCTCTACGACTTCCGCGGCACGCGGCAGGCGGACCCGTTCATGGACGCGCGGCTGGTGAAGGCGCTGCGCATGGCGTGCCCGAGCACCGGCGGCAGCTCCCGGGCGGTGGTGCCCTTCGACGTGAGCACCCCGTTCCAGTTCGACCACGCCTACTACGGTAACCTGCAGGCCAGGCTGGGCCTCCTCGGCTCCGACCAGGCGCTCTTCCTCGACGCAAGGACCAGGCCGCTCGTGCTGGAGCTGGGTGCTGACAAGGCCCGCTTCTTCAAGGCGTTTGTGGCTAGCATGGACCGGATGGGCTCCATCCGGGTCAAGAAGGGCAAGAAGGGAGAGGTCAGGAAAATCTGTAGCCAGCACCTGTAG